GGAAAACATGTTCGCCAACATGACCGACGGCGAAGTGTCCGAGCTGAACATCGTACTGAAATCCGACGTTCAGGGTTCTTGCGAAGCGATCAGCGACTCGCTGCTGAAACTCTCCACCGACGAAGTGAAGGTGAAGATTGTCGGCTCCGGCGTAGGTGGTATCACCGAAACCGATGCGACGCTGGCTGCGGCTTCCAACGCCATCATCCTGGGCTTCAACGTGCGTGCCGACGCTTCTGCGCGCCGCGTGATCGAAGCGGAAAGCCTGGATCTGCGTTACTACTCCGTGATCTATAACCTGATCGACGAAGTGAAGCAGGCGATGAGCGGCATGCTGGCGCCGGAATACAAGCAGCAGATCATCGGCCTGGCCGAAGTGCGCGACGTGTTCAAATCGCCTAAGTTCGGCGCTATCGCCGGCTGTATGGTTACCGAAGGGACCATCAAGCGTCACAACCCAATCCGCGTACTGCGCGACAACGTGGTTATCTATGAAGGCGAGCTGGAATCCCTGCGTCGCTTCAAAGATGACGTTAACGAAGTCCGTAACGGCATGGAATGTGGTATCGGCGTTAAGAACTATAACGACGTGCGCGTCGGCGACATGATCGAAGTGTTCGAAATCATTGAGATCCAACGCACCATCGCTTAACGATTGCACATCTGCTTATATCTGTTTACGGGGGGCCTTTGTGCCCCCCGATTTGTCTGGAGAATCCAAAATGGCAAAAGAATTCAGCCGCGGTCAACGCGTGGCGCAAGAGATGCAGAAAGAGATTGCGATCATTCTGCAGCGTGAAGTGAAAGATCCGCGCGTCGGCATGGCGACCGTTTCCGGCGTGGAAGTGTCCCGTGACCTGGCGTACGCCAAGGTTTACGTCACCTTCCTGAACGTGCTGACCGAGAACCACGATCCGGATCTGGTCACCAACGGCATCAAAGCGTTGCAGGACGCTTCCGGTTACATCCGCACCCTGCTGGGCAAAGCGATGCGCCTGCGCGTGGTGCCGGAGCTGACCTTCGCCTACGACAACTCCCTGGTGGAAGGCATGCGCATGTCCAACCTGGTGACCAACGTGGTGAAGAACGACGCCGAGCGCCGTTCCGCCTCAGGCGATGACAAGGAGGACTGATGAGTCGCCCTCGTCGCCGCGGCCGTGATATCCACGGCGTGCTGTTGCTGGACAAGCCGCAGGGTTTGTCGTCCAACGATGCGCTGCAAAAAGTAAAACGCCTGTACAACGCCAACCGGGCGGGCCATACCGGCGCGCTCGATCCGTTGGCGACCGGCATGCTGCCTATCTGCCTGGGTGAAGCGACCAAGTTTTCGCAATATCTGCTCGATTCCGATAAACGTTATCGGGTGATCGCCAAACTGGGGCAGCGTACCGATACCTCCGACGCCGACGGTCAGATCGTGCAGGAGCGCCCGGTGAACTTTACCCAGGCGCAGCTCGACGCGGCGCTGGACACCTTCCGCGGTGACATCCAGCAGGTGCCGTCGATGTATTCGGCGCTGAAATACCAGGGCAAGAAACTCTACGAGTATGCGCGCCAGGGGATTGAAGTGCCGCGCGAAGCGCGCAGCATCACGGTGTACGAGCTGCAGTTTATCCGCTGGGAAGGGGATGAGCTGGAGCTGGAGATCCACTGCTCGAAAGGCACCTACATCCGCACCATCACCGACGATCTCGGCGAGCTGCTGGGCTGCGGCGCGCACGTGATTTATCTGCGCCGCCTGCAGGTGGCGACTTATCCGATCGCGCGCATGGTGACGCTGGAACAGCTGAATGCTTTGCTGGCGCAGGCGCAGGAACAAGCGATCGCGCCCGGCGAGCTGCTCGATCCGCTGCTGATGCCGATGGACAGCCCGGTTGAGAACTATCCGGAAGTGAATTTGCTGCCGGTGGTGGCGGGCTACGTCAAGCAAGGGCAGCCAGTGCAGGTGGCCGGTGCGCCGGCCTCCGGCATGGTGCGTATCACCGAGGGTGAAGAGCGGAAATTCATCGGCGTTGGCGACATCGCCGAGGATGGTCGCGTGGCGCCGCGCCGCCTGGTGGTCGAACATTTCGACTGACGGCGGGGCACTGCGTCGCCTTGCGATCGCACTGCGCTAAGAGTAGAATGGCGCAGCTTATGCATTGGGTTGCTGAATTAGAGATCGGCGCCTGTTTTTATTATCTATAATCTGGAGTATTACAATGTCTCTAAGTGTTGAAGCTAAAGCTCAAATCGTAGCTGATTTCGGTCGTGGTACTAACGACAGCGGTTCTACCGAAGTTCAGGTTGCCCTGCTGACTGCGCAGATCAACCATCTGCAAGGCCACTTCTCCGAGCACAAAAAAGATCACCACAGCCGTCGTGGTCTGCTGCGTATGGTTTCTCAGCGTCGTAAGCTGCTGGACTACCTGAAGCGTAAAGATGTAGCACGTTACACCAGCCTGATCGAGCGTCTGGGTCTGCGTCGCTAATCTAGCAAGTTTCAGTGGAAAGGGGCCTATTTTGGCCCCTTTCTTCTAGGAAGCATAAGCAAATCAGGTTAATGTATTACTGATGTTTCCAAACAGGTTCTTCCGTTACAGAGGTTCGCGCGGCTAATGAGAGGCTTTATCTCCCGCCTGAGATAAGGATTGTCATTAGTCGCGAGGATGTAGTGAGAAGGCAAATCGAGTCACAGGCGTGTCGAGTCGTCAATGCGATTGCGCGCCGCTAATCAAGGATATAATTTTGCTGACACCGATCATTCGCAAATTCCAGTATGGCCAGCATACCGTCACCATCGAAACCGGTATGATGGCTCGTCAGGCCACCGCCGCCGTTATGGTGAGCATGGATGACACCGCCGTATTCGTTACCGTCGTTGGCCAGAAAAAAGCCAAGCCGGGCCAGAGCTTCTTCCCGCTGACCGTTAACTACCAAGAGCGTACCTACGCCGCCGGCCGCATCCCGGGCAGCTTCTTCCGTCGCGAAGGCCGTCCGAGCGAAGGCGAGACCCTGACTTCCCGTCTGATCGACCGTCCGATCCGTCCACTGTTCCCGGACAGCTTCCTGAACGAAGTTCAGGTGATCGCGACCGTGGTTTCCGTTAACCCGCAGGTGAATCCGGACATCGTTGCGATGATCGGTGCCTCTGCCGCCCTGAGCCTGTCCGGTATTCCGTTCAACGGCCCAATCGGCGCCGCGCGCGTGGGTTACATCAACGATCAGTACGTGCTGAACCCGACGACCGACGAGCTGAAAGAAAGCCGTCTGGATCTGGTGGTTGCCGGTACTGCCGGTGCGGTGCTGATGGTTGAATCCGAAGCGGACGTGCTGAGCGAAGATCAGATGCTGGGCGCCGTGGTGTTCGGCCACGACCAGCAGCAAGTGGTTATCGAAAACATCAACGCGCTGGTTGCCGAAGCCGGCAAACCGAAGTGGGATTGGCAGGCGCCTGCGGTCAACGAAGCGCTGCACGCGCGCGTGGCTGAACTGGCCGAAGCTCGCCTGGGCGACGCTTACCACATCACCGAAAAACAAGAGCGTTACGCTCAGGTTGACGCGATCAAAGACAGCGTGGTTGAAACCCTGCTGGCGCAGGACGAAACGCTGGACGCCGGTGAGATCCAGGACATCCTGGGCAACCTGGAGAAAAACGTGGTGCGCAGCCGCGTACTGCGTGGCGAGCCGCGTATCGACGGCCGTGAAAAAGACATGATCCGTGGCCTGGACGTGCGCACCGGCGTACTGCCGCGCACCCACGGTTCCGCGCTGTTCACCCGTGGCGAAACTCAGGCGCTGGTTACCGCGACCCTGGGCACCGCGCGCGACGCACAGAACCTGGACGAGCTGATGGGCGAGAAGACCGACAGCTTCCTGTTCCACTACAACTTCCCTCCGTACTCCGTAGGCGAAACCGGCATGGTCGGTTCTCCTAAGCGTCGTGAAATCGGTCACGGTCGCCTGGCGAAACGCGGCGTATTGGCTATGATGCCTAAACCGGAAGATTTCCCGTACACGGTTCGCGTGGTGTCTGAAATCACCGAATCCAACGGTTCTTCTTCCATGGCTTCCGTGTGCGGCGCGTCTCTGGCACTGATGGACGCCGGTGTGCCAATTAAGGCTGCCGTTGCGGGCATCGCGATGGGCCTGGTGAAAGAAGCCGACAACTATGTGGTTCTGTCCGACATTCTGGGTGACGAAGATCACCTGGGCGACATGGACTTCAAAGTGGCCGGTAGCCGCGACGGTATCACCGCGCTGCAGATGGACATCAAAATCGAAGGCATCACCCGCGAAATCATGCAGGTGGCTCTGAACCAGGCCAAGGGCGCGCGTCTGCACATCCTGGGCGTAATGGAACAGGCTATCAGCACTCCGCGCGGCGATATCTCCGAATTCGCACCACGCATTCATACTATCCGCATCAACCCGGATAAAATCAAAGACGTGATCGGTAAGGGCGGTTCCGTTATCCGCGCGCTGACCGAAGAGACTGGCACTACCATCGAAATCGAAGATGATGGTACAGTTAAAATCGCTGCGACCGACGGTGAGAAAGCGAAATTCGCTATCCGTCGCATCGAAGAGATCACGGCAGAGATCGAAGTGGGCCGTATCTACCAGGGTAAAGTGACCCGTATCGTTGATTTCGGCGCATTCGTCGCTATCGGCGGTGGTAAAGAAGGTCTGGTGCACATTTCTCAGATCGCCGACAAGCGCGTTGAGAAAGTGACCGACTATCTGCAGATGGGTCAGGAAGTGCCGGTTAAGGTACTGGAAGTTGACCGTCAGGGCCGCGTGCGTCTGAGCATCAAAGAAGCGATGGCGCCGGAAGCGGGTTCACCTGCGCCTGAAGCAGAATAACTGTATAGATAGTTTTACAGCTCCCCGCCACGGGGTTGGGGGCTGTTCGTATCGCGCGGGTAGGATGCCCGCGTTTTAGCAAACGGAGGACAGGACGTTCATCCAATGTTTGTCTTCGGGAGTGGGAAATGAAGCCTTTCTTGCGCTGGTGTTACGTTGCGACAGCACTCATGCTGGCAGGATGCAGCAACCATGATTGGCGTAAAGACGAAGTTTTGGCAATCCCGTTGCAGCCTACGTTGCAGCAGGAAGTGATCCTGGCGCGCATGGAACAAATTCTTGCCAGCCGGGCACTGACGGATGACGAACGCGCACAGCTTTTATATGAGCGCGGTGTGCTGTATGATAGCCTCGGGTTACGTGCATTAGCGCGCAATGATTTCTCGCAGGCGCTGGCGATACGTCCCGACATGCCGGAAGTTTTCAACTACCTGGGCATTTACTTAACGCAGGCAGGCAATTTTGATGCTGCCTATGAAGCGTTTGATTCTGTACTAGAGCTTGATCCAACTTACAATTACGCGCGTTTAAACCGGGGCATCGCACTGTATTATGGCGGCCGCTTCCCGTTGGCGCAGGATGATCTGCAGGCGTTTTATCAAGACGACCCAAACGATCCCTTCCGTTCGTTATGGCTGTATCTGGTGGAGCGAGAAATCGATCCCAAGAAGGCCGAGGTAGCGCTTCAGCAGCGCTATGACAAAGCGGACAGAGGGCAATGGGGATGGAATATTGTCGAATTCTACCTGGGCAAGATCAGCGAAAAAACGCTGATGGAACGCCTCAAGGCAGATGCAACGGATAACACTTCGCTCGCTGAGCATCTCAGTGAAACTGACTTCTATTTGGGTAAACACTACCTGAGTCTGGGGGACAAGGACACCGCTTCGGCGCTGTTCAAACTGACGGTGTCTAACAACGTTCACAACTTCGTTGAGCACCGCTATGCATTGTTGGAATTGGCGCTTTTAGGCCAAGAGCAAGACGACCTATCGGAATCGGACCAGCAATAGCTGACGAACACCTATCAGCCTGATGAACATTGGTTTTTAACCAAAGTTATCGCCTTCACGGGCGAGGGCTTTTTTGTTCGTTTTATAATCTAATTTGAGCCGGTTCACACTTTTCAATGAAAATGACTGAAAATTTTCTCGACGAGTTATGTAGACTGGCTGCCATTATTAATGAGGCACGTGTACATGACGACTGAGTTTGAAACCTCTTTTGCCGATCTGGGGCTGTCTGCTCCAATCATTTCCGCCCTGAACGATCTGGGCTATGAAAAACCATCTCCGATCCAGGCTGAGTGTATTCCTCACCTGTTGAACGGCCGCGACGTGCTGGGCATGGCGCAGACCGGTAGTGGTAAAACTGCAGCGTTCTCGCTGCCGCTGCTGCACAACCTGCAGGCAGATCTGAAAGCACCTCAGATCCTGGTGCTGGCGCCGACCCGCGAACTGGCGGTTCAGGTTGCCGAAGCGATGACCGATTTCTCCAAACACATGAACGGCGTCAACGTGGTAGCCCTGTACGGCGGCCAGCGTTACGACGTGCAGTTGCGCGCTCTGCGCCAGGGCCCGCAAATCGTTGTGGGTACCCCAGGCCGCCTGCTGGACCACCTGAAGCGCGGCACCCTGAACCTCTCCAACCTGAGCGGTCTGGTGCTGGATGAAGCCGACGAAATGCTGCGCATGGGCTTTATCGAAGACGTAGAAACCATCATGGCTGAGATCCCGGCTGAACATCAGACCGCGCTGTTCTCCGCCACCATGCCGGAAGCGATCCGTCGCATTACTCGCCGCTTCATGAAAGAGCCGCAGGAAGTGCGCATCCAGTCCAGCGTGACTACCCGTCCGGACATCAGCCAGAGCTACTGGTCGGTCTACGGCATGCGTAAAAACGAAGCGCTGGTGCGTTTCCTGGAAGCCGAAGACTTTGACGCGGCGATCATCTTCGTCCGTACCAAGAACGCGACCCTGGAAGTGGCCGAAGCGCTGGAGCGCAGCGGTTACAGCAGCGCCGCGCTGAACGGCGACATGAATCAGGCGCTGCGTGAGCAGACCCTGGAGCGCCTGAAAGACGGTCGTCTGGATATCCTGATCGCGACCGACGTTGCGGCCCGTGGCCTGGACGTTGAGCGCATCAGCCTGGTTGTCAACTACGACATCCCGATGGACTCCGAGTCTTACGTTCACCGTATCGGCCGTACCGGTCGTGCGGGCCGCGCCGGCCGCGCGCTGCTGTTCGTGGAAAACCGCGAACGCCGCCTGCTGCGCAACATCGAACGCACCATGAAGCTGACTATCCCTGAAGTGGAGCTGCCAAACGCAGAACTGCTGGGCGAGCGTCGTCTGGCCAAGTTCGCGGCGAAAGTTCAGCAGCAGCTGGAAAGCAGCGATCTGGATCTGTACCGCGCACTGCTGACCAAACTGCAGCCGGAAGAAGAGCTGGATATGGAAACCCTGGCCGCAGCGCTGCTGAAAATGGCTCAGGGCGAACGTCCGCTGATCCTGCCGCCGGATCCGGTCTTCAAGCCACGTCAGCGCCGCGAGTTCAACGACCGTGACGATCGTCGCGGTGACCGTGGCGACCGTCGTGACAGCCGTGACGGCGATCGTCCGCGTCGCGAACGTCGTGACGTTGGCGAAATGCAGCTGTACCGCATCGAAGTGGGCCGTGACGATGGCGTAGAAGTGCGTCACATCGTTGGCGCTATCGCTAACGAAGGCGACATCAGCAGCCGTTACATCGGTAACATCAAGCTGTTCGCTTCCCACTCCACCATCGAGCTGCCAAAAGGCATGCCGGGCGAGATCCTGAATCACTTCACTCGCACCCGCATCCTGAACAAGCCGATGAACATGCAGCTGCTGGGCGATGCACAGCCGTTCGAACGTCGCGAGCGTCGTGACGGTGGCAACGGTGGCGAGCGTCGCGGCAACGGTCGTCCGTTCAACGGCGAACGTCGCGAAGGCGGCCCGCGTCGCTCCTTCGGCGAACGTCGTGAAGGCGGTAACGGCGGCGAGCGTCGTGGCGGTAACTACAACCGTGACGGCAAGCCGGCGCCACGCCGTGATGACGGCGCACCGGCAGCACCACGTCGTCGTTTCGGCGACGCGTAATCGCTGATTCGCCGTTCGCGGTGAAGCGCTCTGAAAAACCAGCCTGCGGGCTGGTTTTTTTATGCCTGAAAGTTGCCGTCAAACGCCCCTGAATGGCGTATCATTCATAAGGTTTTTTCTTACGGATGATATGCACGGGAGATGCCATGAGTTGGCAGCAGTTTAAATCTCAATACCTGGTGCGCTTTTGGGCGCCGCTGCCGGCGGTGATCGCCGCCGGGATCCTTTCTACCTACTACTTCGGCATGACCGGCACCTTCTGGGCGGTGACCGGCGAGTTCACCCGCTGGGGCGGTCATGTGCTGCAGTGGTTCGGCCTGCACCCCGAGCAGTGGGGCTATTTCAAGGTCATCGGCCTGCAGGGCACGCCGCTGGAGCGCATCGACGGGCGGATGATCATCGGCATGTTCGCCGGCTGCATCGCCGCCGCGCTGTGGGCCAACAATATCAAACTGCGTCAGCCGCAGCACCGCATTCGCATCGTGCAGGCGCTGCTGGGCGGCATCATCGCCGGCTTCGGCGCACGCCTGGCGATGGGCTGCAACCTGGCGGCGTTCTTCACCGGCATTCCTCAGTTCTCGTTGCACGCCTGGTTCTTCGCGCTGGCGACCGCCGCCGGCTCCTACTTCGGCGCCAAATTCACGCTGCTGCCGATGTTCCGCATTCCGGTCAAGTTGCAAAAGGTGAAGGCCGCCGCGCCGCTGACGCAGAAGCCTGAGCAGGCGCGCCGCCGTTTCCGGCTGGGCATGGCGATCTTCGGCCTGGCGGTAGCCTGGTCGCTGTGGACGCTGTTCGATGCGCCGAAGCTCGGCATCGCCATGCTGTTCGGCATCGGCTTTGGCCTGCTGATCGAGCGCGCGCAGATCTGCTTCACTTCGGCGTTCCGCGATCTGTGGATCACCGGCCGCACCCACATGGCGAAAGCCATCATCATTGGCATGGCGGTGAGCGCCATCGGCATCTTCAGCTATGTGCAGCTCGGCGTGGCGCCGAAGATCATGTGGGCCGGCCCGAATGCGGTGCTGGGCGGTTTGCTGTTCGGCTTCGGCATCGTGCTGGCCGGCGGCTGCGAGACCGGTTGGATGTACCGCGCCGTGGAAGGGCAGGTGCACTACTGGTGGGTGGGGTTGGGCAACATCATCGGCGCTACGCTGCTGGCCTATTACTGGGACGACCTGGCGCCGGCGCTGGCGACCGACTACGACAAGATCAACCTGCTCGATACCTTCGGCACGATCGGCGGCCTGCTGGTGACTTACCTGCTGCTGGCGCTGGCCTTCGCCGCCATGCTGTGGTGGGAGAAACGCTTTTTCCGCGCCCGGCCTGAGGCGCAGGTGGTGAATTTGAGGAGCATGCCATGAAAGAGACGACGATAGTGCCGGACTACCGGCTGGACATGCTGGGCGAGCCTTGCCCGTACCCGGCGGTGGCGACGCTGGAGGCGATGCCGCAGCTGAAGCCGGGGGAGATCCTGGAGGTGATCAGTGATTGCCCGCAGTCGATCAACAACATCCCGCTCGATGCGCGCAACCACGGCTACAAGGTGCTGGATATCCAGCAGGACGGGCCGACCATCCGCTATCTGATCCAGCGTTAACGCCGAGGCGGTGGGGTTCCCACCGCCTTTTCGCTTTTTAGCCCTTCACGATGTCGCCTTTCACGCCGGCGACGATCTCGAACGAACGCAGCCGCGCCTGATGATCGAAGATCTGGCCGTTGACCATGATCTCGTCGGCATCGGTTTCACGCAGCAGCGTTTGCAGCCCGTGACGCACCGTTTTTTCATCGCCGACGATCGACATCCGCAGCGCCTGTTCGACGCCGTACTGCTCGCCGGCGGTCCACAGCGCGTGGATGTTATCCACCGGCGGCGGCAGCGGGCCGGGCGAACCGCGGCGCAGATTGATGAACTGCTGCTGCATCGAGCTGAACAGGAAGCGCGCGTCGCGGTCGCTGTCGGCGGCGATCACGTTGACGCACACCATGGCGTGCGGCTGCGCCAGCTGTTTGGAGGGTTTGAAGTTCTCGCGGTACAGCTGCAGCGCCTGGAACAGCATATCCGGGGCGAAGTGCGAAGCGAAGGCGAACGGCAGGCCGAGCTGCGCCGCCAGCTGTGCGCTGTAGAGGCTGGAGCCGAGCAGCCAGAGCGGCACATGCAGCCCCTGGCCCGGCACCGCCTGCACCGGCTGGCCGGGCTGCGCGTCGCAGAAGTAGTTTTGCAGTTCCTGCACGTCGCGCGGGAAGGTATCCACATCGCCGGACAGGTGGCGGCGCAGCGCCATCATGGTGCGTTGATCGGTGCCGGGCGCGCGGCCCAGCCCCAGATCGATGCGGCCGGGGTAGAGCGATTCCAGCGTGCCGAACTGTTCGGCGATCACCAGCGGCGCATGGTTTGGCAGCATTACGCCGCCGGAGCCGAGGCGAATGCTCTGGGTGCCGGCGGCCAGATAGCCCAGCAGCACCGAGGTGGCGGCGCTGCCGATGCCGGTCATATTGTGGTGCTCGGCCAGCCAGTAGCGCTGGTAGCCCCAGCGTTCGGCGTGTTGCGCCAGATCCAGCGAACAGTGGAAAGCGTCGCGCGCCTTGGCCCCTTGCGGGATTGGCGATAAATCCAGTACCGAAAGCGGTACGGCAGTGTGTTCAGTCATGACATCGTCCATCAGAGAGTGGATCGCTTAAAGGGCGATTGCAGGAGTCTGCATACTAAAAGGCCGAAAAAAGATGCTTTTTAGTGTTAAAAGCATAATCCAATTTATAGTTATAAAAGAGGAGATATGTGCTTGTGATATCCTCATGAGTGCAATGGTGTTTTTTGGAGCAATTTGAGACATGGAAATGATGATCCCCGCCCGCCGCTTACCGTTCCGGGAGCCGATATAATGAAAAAAAAGACGCTGTTTACCCTGTTGCTGATGATGGTGGCGATCGCATTGGCGATCCTGTTCCGCGCGCACAATCAGGATCTGTTGCTGCAGGGTGAAGTGGATGCCCCCGAAGTGATCGTCGCATCCAAGGCGAAAGGCCGGGTTGTTGAACGCCTGATCGAACGCGGCGATGACGTGAAAAGCGGCCAGCTGATCATCCAACTCGACAGCCCCGAATTGATGGCGCAGCTGCGCTCCGCGCAGGCGACGCGCGACGAGGCCAAAGCGCAGCTCGAGCTGTCGCTGCACGGCACCCGAGAAGAGAGCATCCGCAACCTGCGCGCCAACCTGGCGCAGGCCGAGGCGCAGTACCGCAATGCGCAAAACGACTACAACCGTAACCTGAGCGTGGCCGGCAAGGGCTATATCTCGAAGTCCGAGCTGGATGCTTCGCGCCGGTCGCGCGACACCGCCTTCCAGCAGGTGCAGGCCGCCAAGGCCAACCTGGATGAAGGCATCAACGGCGACCGCGTCGAGCAGCGGCAGCAATATGCGGCGGCGCTGCGGGCGGCGGAAGAGAACCTGCTGCAGATCCAGGCGCAGAGCGACGATCTGCAGGTGAAAGCGCCGGTGGACGGCGAAGTGGGGCCGATCCCGGCCGAAGTGGGCGAATTGCTGAACGCCGGCAGCCCGCTGGTGACGTTGATCCGGGTGCCGGACGCTTACTTCGTGTTTAACCTGCGTGAAGACATCCTGGCCCACGTGCGCAAAGGCGACAAGGTCAAGCTGCGAGTGCCGGCGCTGAAGGACAAAATGATCGACACCGAGGTGCGCTACATCGCGCCGCTGGGGGATTACGCCACCAAACGCGCCACCCGCGCCACCGGCGACTTCGACCTGAAAACCTTCGAAGTGCGCCTGTATCCGTCACAGCCGGTGGACGGCCTGCGTCCGGGGATGAGCACCTTATGGCAATGGAAAGAGTAAGGGCCGGCTGGCGCTGCTTCAGTCACGCGTTCGACAAAGAGTGTCGCGTCGCCTTTCGCAGCCCGGTGGTGCACTGGCTGAGCTGGATCTTTCCGCTGATCCTGTTTGCGCTGATCAGCAGCAACTTCTCCGAAGGCACGCTGCTCGATCTGCCGGTCTCGGTGGTGGACAGCGATCACAGCCCGCTGTCCAA
Above is a window of Serratia nematodiphila DZ0503SBS1 DNA encoding:
- a CDS encoding HlyD family secretion protein, which gives rise to MKKKTLFTLLLMMVAIALAILFRAHNQDLLLQGEVDAPEVIVASKAKGRVVERLIERGDDVKSGQLIIQLDSPELMAQLRSAQATRDEAKAQLELSLHGTREESIRNLRANLAQAEAQYRNAQNDYNRNLSVAGKGYISKSELDASRRSRDTAFQQVQAAKANLDEGINGDRVEQRQQYAAALRAAEENLLQIQAQSDDLQVKAPVDGEVGPIPAEVGELLNAGSPLVTLIRVPDAYFVFNLREDILAHVRKGDKVKLRVPALKDKMIDTEVRYIAPLGDYATKRATRATGDFDLKTFEVRLYPSQPVDGLRPGMSTLWQWKE